One part of the Pseudemcibacter aquimaris genome encodes these proteins:
- the mobA gene encoding molybdenum cofactor guanylyltransferase MobA, translated as MSNQDQRPLYVILAGGGSSRMGGVDKYTLMLGERPILDHIIARIEPQASKILFNCNKEIDVSLTVIRDQKPNLGPLGGIQAALEYAKEKGYNSVITVACDTPFIPENLTSRLQSLEGNPLVIAASNGRLHPVVARWYVSLLDQVTEALDQGERKLMKFIDNIEYAICEWNEPRDPFFNINRPEDLKKAESLF; from the coding sequence ATGTCAAACCAAGACCAACGCCCCTTATATGTGATACTCGCAGGGGGCGGATCAAGCCGTATGGGCGGGGTCGATAAATATACGTTGATGTTAGGCGAAAGGCCTATTTTAGATCATATTATTGCCCGCATTGAACCGCAGGCGTCCAAAATATTGTTTAATTGCAATAAAGAAATTGATGTTTCACTAACGGTTATTAGGGATCAAAAGCCAAACCTTGGCCCACTGGGCGGCATACAGGCGGCGTTAGAGTATGCCAAGGAAAAAGGATATAATTCAGTTATTACAGTTGCTTGTGATACACCGTTTATCCCAGAAAATTTGACGTCACGGCTTCAAAGTCTTGAAGGTAATCCATTGGTGATCGCTGCTTCAAATGGCAGATTGCATCCGGTTGTAGCCCGTTGGTATGTCAGTCTTCTGGATCAGGTTACTGAAGCACTTGATCAGGGCGAGCGAAAATTAATGAAGTTCATTGATAATATTGAATATGCAATTTGTGAATGGAATGAACCGCGTGACCCGTTTTTTAATATCAATAGGCCGGAAGATCTTAAAAAAGCAGAAAGCCTCTTTTAA
- a CDS encoding DUF1178 family protein, producing the protein MILFDIKCSEGHVFEAWFQNNEAYEKQVENHLIECPLCGNTNVSKSLMAPNISPKSNNESSHFDELSPAEGNRNVMVSAHAPTGDHVSPEDVKRALDHMHNTMSKFRKQVEQSCEYVGDNFAEEARKIHYGDSEKRGIYGETTVRETEELIEEGIEILPVPGSGKLDS; encoded by the coding sequence ATGATTTTATTTGATATTAAATGCAGTGAAGGTCATGTTTTTGAAGCATGGTTTCAAAATAACGAGGCATATGAAAAACAAGTGGAAAACCACCTGATTGAATGCCCTTTATGCGGTAATACAAATGTATCTAAATCGCTGATGGCGCCTAATATCTCACCAAAATCAAATAACGAGTCTTCCCATTTTGATGAATTATCCCCTGCGGAAGGAAATCGAAATGTGATGGTAAGCGCCCATGCCCCAACCGGTGATCATGTTAGCCCGGAAGATGTGAAGCGTGCTTTAGATCATATGCATAACACCATGTCGAAATTCCGCAAACAGGTGGAACAATCATGCGAATATGTCGGTGACAATTTCGCTGAAGAAGCCCGAAAAATTCACTATGGTGATAGTGAAAAACGTGGCATTTACGGTGAAACTACCGTCCGCGAAACGGAAGAGCTGATCGAAGAAGGCATTGAAATTTTACCTGTGCCGGGTTCTGGCAAGCTCGACAGCTAA
- a CDS encoding carbon-nitrogen hydrolase family protein, which produces MSEVSRKLKIGIVQMTSNEVIEENVRLAEKLIRDAAAKGADFILTPEMTTLLDFGTKQVMEKVVPEDQDDSWPRFAALAKELGVWLMIGSIAIRNGDKAANRCFVFSPDGKKQATYDKIHMFDVDIPGDKAYRESNAYQAGEEAVLVKAPWCKVGLSICYDLRFPHLYRSLAQAGAEILTVPSAFTYVTGKAHWHTLLKARAIENGAFVIAPAQVGDHRNGRKTYGHSLVVSPWGEVLADLKGEQGTEVIEIDLEEVSSARKRIASLTHDKKIVIKG; this is translated from the coding sequence ATGTCTGAAGTAAGCAGAAAATTAAAAATCGGCATTGTGCAGATGACCTCTAACGAGGTCATCGAAGAAAACGTACGGCTTGCCGAAAAGTTAATTCGGGATGCGGCGGCAAAGGGTGCGGATTTTATTCTAACGCCCGAAATGACGACATTACTGGATTTTGGCACAAAGCAAGTCATGGAAAAAGTTGTGCCGGAAGATCAAGACGACTCTTGGCCACGTTTTGCAGCGCTTGCAAAAGAGCTGGGCGTGTGGCTCATGATTGGTTCCATTGCGATTAGAAACGGTGACAAGGCCGCGAACCGCTGTTTTGTTTTTTCGCCGGATGGCAAGAAACAGGCAACATATGATAAAATTCATATGTTTGATGTGGATATTCCGGGTGATAAGGCATACCGGGAATCAAACGCTTATCAGGCTGGTGAAGAAGCGGTACTTGTTAAGGCGCCTTGGTGTAAAGTTGGCTTGTCGATTTGTTATGATCTGCGGTTTCCGCATCTTTACAGAAGTCTTGCGCAGGCTGGTGCGGAAATATTGACTGTTCCGTCTGCTTTTACTTATGTAACGGGTAAGGCGCATTGGCATACATTGCTTAAGGCGCGCGCCATTGAAAATGGTGCCTTTGTGATCGCGCCGGCACAGGTTGGCGATCACCGCAATGGACGTAAAACTTATGGTCATTCATTGGTTGTTAGTCCATGGGGCGAGGTTTTAGCAGATCTTAAGGGTGAGCAAGGCACAGAGGTTATAGAAATTGATCTTGAGGAAGTTTCGTCTGCTAGAAAGCGGATTGCTTCTTTGACCCATGACAAAAAAATTGTTATAAAGGGATAA
- the grxC gene encoding glutaredoxin 3, which yields MTDVVIYTRPGCGYCTMAKQLLGKKGKEFQEFNIWSSDEIKKEMEKRTNGAQTVPQIFIDGDLIGGCDDLYALDRAGHLDALLNQ from the coding sequence ATGACTGATGTAGTAATTTATACACGCCCGGGATGTGGGTATTGCACCATGGCAAAGCAGCTTCTTGGTAAAAAAGGCAAAGAATTTCAGGAATTTAATATCTGGTCTTCTGATGAGATTAAAAAAGAAATGGAAAAGCGCACTAATGGTGCACAAACAGTTCCACAGATTTTTATTGATGGCGACCTGATTGGTGGATGTGATGATCTTTATGCGCTTGATCGCGCAGGTCATCTTGACGCGCTTTTAAATCAATAG
- a CDS encoding ComF family protein has translation MLDLILPPKCLKCASRVDVAHSICPDCWKELQFLTGNKCACCGYPFGIDATVDYSLVGETLCGVCAKGPRHFDRAISALRYDDESRDMVIGFKHNDRTEYARYFTKLLQMAGKDLIEQSDIVAPVPLHKRRLLNRRYNQSALLSARLAFDAGLKHEPELLIRTKNTPPQQGNLNKRQKNVSGAFRMKVKKDIKDKNILLIDDVYTTGATVENCARVLKKAGAGSVNILTVFRVIAPQSLK, from the coding sequence GTGCTTGACCTTATTTTACCGCCAAAATGCTTGAAATGTGCATCTCGCGTTGATGTCGCCCATAGTATTTGTCCGGATTGCTGGAAAGAGCTTCAGTTTTTGACGGGGAATAAATGCGCGTGTTGTGGATATCCATTCGGTATTGATGCGACAGTTGATTATTCTCTGGTCGGTGAAACTTTATGTGGGGTTTGTGCAAAAGGACCACGTCATTTTGACCGGGCCATTTCCGCACTACGTTATGATGATGAGAGCCGTGATATGGTGATCGGGTTTAAACATAATGACCGAACCGAATATGCCCGTTATTTTACGAAACTTTTGCAGATGGCTGGAAAGGATCTTATTGAACAGTCGGATATTGTTGCCCCCGTCCCGCTTCATAAGAGACGCCTGTTAAACAGGCGCTATAATCAATCAGCCTTATTGTCAGCGAGGTTGGCGTTTGACGCCGGATTAAAACACGAGCCGGAATTATTAATCAGAACCAAAAATACCCCTCCCCAACAAGGTAATTTGAACAAACGCCAGAAAAATGTATCGGGCGCATTTCGGATGAAAGTCAAAAAGGATATCAAGGATAAAAATATTCTTTTAATTGATGATGTTTACACGACGGGTGCGACGGTTGAAAATTGTGCAAGGGTTCTTAAAAAAGCGGGTGCCGGATCCGTTAATATATTGACCGTGTTTCGCGTGATCGCGCCGCAATCCTTAAAATAA
- a CDS encoding methyltransferase domain-containing protein: MTEETDDKKTLFKPAAQEAQIFNRGLLKLRRDQAAKNFDNHDFLNREITLRQLDNLDDIKREFKLVLNMGGHQEPMQSYFKDSTVLNTDLSDKMLNKSPFHNIQADEEFIPVKPGCLDLVFSILNLHSINDLPGTLIQILHSLKPDGLFVGAAFGGETLHELRASMMKADMDALGGIRPHVSPFMDVRDAGGLLQRAGFALPVVSTERITVNYDNAFKLMKELKGMAENNILAKTFKGLTKPSLMMKVAEHYQNDFADINGRIPATFDILYFKGWAPHESQQKPLKPGSAKMSLTDALGKFPPKEPS; encoded by the coding sequence ATGACTGAAGAAACTGATGATAAAAAGACCCTTTTTAAACCTGCCGCACAAGAAGCGCAGATTTTTAATCGCGGTTTACTTAAATTAAGGCGCGATCAGGCCGCAAAAAATTTTGATAATCACGATTTTTTAAACCGTGAAATCACGTTACGCCAATTGGACAACCTTGACGATATCAAAAGGGAATTTAAACTGGTGCTGAATATGGGCGGCCATCAGGAACCCATGCAATCATACTTCAAAGATAGTACCGTCCTTAACACAGACCTATCAGATAAAATGCTGAACAAGTCACCCTTTCATAATATTCAGGCAGATGAAGAATTTATTCCCGTCAAACCGGGATGTCTTGATCTGGTGTTTAGCATCTTAAACCTTCATTCGATCAATGACCTTCCCGGAACGCTCATTCAAATATTACATAGCCTTAAGCCCGATGGTTTATTCGTCGGCGCGGCATTTGGCGGTGAAACATTACATGAATTACGCGCTTCAATGATGAAAGCAGATATGGATGCGCTTGGTGGCATAAGACCGCATGTTTCGCCATTCATGGATGTTCGTGACGCTGGCGGTTTATTACAAAGGGCAGGGTTCGCGCTACCGGTGGTAAGCACGGAACGTATTACCGTGAATTATGACAATGCCTTTAAATTGATGAAAGAATTAAAAGGAATGGCAGAAAATAATATCCTGGCAAAAACATTTAAAGGACTGACCAAACCATCCCTGATGATGAAGGTCGCGGAACATTACCAAAATGATTTTGCAGATATTAATGGACGCATCCCTGCAACATTCGACATATTATATTTTAAAGGATGGGCCCCCCACGAAAGTCAGCAAAAACCATTAAAACCAGGCAGTGCTAAGATGTCACTCACTGATGCCCTTGGTAAATTTCCGCCAAAGGAACCATCATAA
- the mutT gene encoding 8-oxo-dGTP diphosphatase MutT — protein MNYEDFCPDPPGGWSTDPVKLITVSAVVMVDMDGRILIAQRPEGKNMAGLWEFPGGKVEPGETPERALIRELKEELGIDTSESCLAAFTFASHSYDDFHLLMPVFLCRKWSGFVTPQEGQNLKWVKISELKDYPMPPADEPLIAMIRDFL, from the coding sequence ATGAATTATGAAGATTTCTGCCCTGATCCCCCCGGTGGTTGGTCCACTGACCCGGTAAAATTAATTACCGTATCTGCGGTGGTGATGGTTGATATGGACGGGCGTATATTGATCGCGCAGCGCCCAGAAGGCAAAAACATGGCGGGACTATGGGAATTTCCCGGTGGTAAGGTTGAGCCCGGTGAAACACCGGAACGCGCCCTCATCCGTGAACTTAAGGAAGAACTTGGTATTGATACCAGTGAATCATGTCTTGCGGCATTCACATTTGCATCGCACAGCTATGATGACTTTCATCTGTTGATGCCGGTGTTTTTATGCCGTAAATGGTCCGGTTTTGTCACCCCCCAAGAAGGCCAGAATTTGAAATGGGTGAAAATATCAGAACTTAAAGATTATCCGATGCCGCCAGCGGATGAACCATTGATCGCAATGATCCGTGATTTTTTATGA
- a CDS encoding GNAT family N-acetyltransferase, whose translation MLDPEFQIETDRLILRRFCNDDLDQLVSIMGNWDVTQWLSKNVPFPYTRKDGEEFIEIERADFMKADKINFSVIEKASMKCIGSFKLFSMSDEECEIGYCIGTDFWGKGYANEMTGAVISWLKERGEVKRLTAQTASENIGSRKLLERQGFIHLGTPPSTVARCGHGTSCSEYYVRDL comes from the coding sequence ATGCTGGACCCAGAGTTTCAAATAGAAACGGACCGATTGATTTTGCGGCGATTTTGCAATGATGATCTTGATCAATTGGTTTCGATCATGGGCAATTGGGACGTTACACAGTGGCTTTCAAAGAATGTTCCCTTTCCTTATACCCGAAAAGACGGTGAAGAATTTATCGAAATCGAACGCGCTGATTTTATGAAAGCAGATAAGATTAATTTTTCGGTTATTGAAAAAGCATCTATGAAATGTATCGGCAGTTTCAAACTTTTTTCCATGAGCGACGAAGAATGCGAAATCGGATATTGCATTGGAACTGATTTCTGGGGCAAAGGCTATGCAAATGAAATGACGGGTGCTGTAATTTCATGGCTTAAAGAACGCGGTGAAGTGAAAAGGCTGACGGCACAAACAGCAAGCGAAAATATTGGTTCCAGAAAATTGCTTGAAAGACAAGGGTTTATCCATCTGGGCACCCCACCAAGCACTGTTGCGCGCTGCGGCCATGGAACAAGCTGTAGTGAATATTATGTGCGCGATTTATGA
- the argJ gene encoding bifunctional glutamate N-acetyltransferase/amino-acid acetyltransferase ArgJ, with protein MTKKSPLAPKENPSLPALDGVLLSTAATEMKYKGRDDLLLVSMPNGAAVAGVFTTSKCYSAPVGWCRDILKSGKQAKAVLVNAGNSNAFTGKSGDAAMKSNVEKAAKTLGCDPEEVYVASTGVIGEVLDAKLINDHIDGAVNKLGPDHWQQAAGAILTTDTFEKVATRTAMIDGKQVTINGIAKGSGMIAPDMATMLGFAFTDAAIDQDVLQALLTDTSNTSFNSITVDSDTSTSDTVLLFATGKENSISDINDPRLDDFKEKLSDLMLDLSHQIVRDGEGASKFVSISVSGAEHDGAAKNIAMSIANSPLVKTAIAGEDANWGRIVMAVGKAGEMADRDKLDIHIGGQKVTENGMAVPGYDEDKCTEHLKGEEIDINVDVGIADGKATVWTCDLTHEYITINADYRS; from the coding sequence ATGACAAAAAAGTCACCCTTAGCACCAAAAGAGAATCCCTCTCTCCCTGCCCTTGATGGCGTGCTTTTAAGCACGGCTGCAACAGAAATGAAATATAAGGGCCGTGATGATTTGTTGCTGGTTTCCATGCCGAATGGCGCGGCGGTTGCGGGGGTTTTTACAACATCAAAATGTTATTCGGCCCCGGTTGGATGGTGCCGTGATATTTTGAAATCAGGAAAGCAAGCAAAAGCCGTGCTTGTGAATGCGGGGAATTCCAACGCGTTTACAGGTAAAAGTGGGGATGCCGCCATGAAGTCAAATGTTGAAAAGGCGGCTAAAACATTGGGGTGTGACCCTGAAGAGGTCTATGTCGCGTCAACAGGTGTGATCGGTGAAGTGCTGGACGCGAAACTGATCAATGATCATATTGATGGTGCGGTTAATAAGCTTGGCCCTGATCATTGGCAGCAAGCAGCAGGGGCCATTTTAACCACGGATACTTTTGAAAAAGTTGCCACAAGAACGGCGATGATTGATGGAAAGCAGGTTACGATCAATGGTATTGCCAAAGGATCGGGCATGATTGCACCGGATATGGCAACTATGCTTGGATTCGCTTTTACCGATGCGGCTATTGATCAGGATGTATTGCAAGCCCTGCTCACGGATACCAGTAATACAAGCTTTAACAGTATTACGGTTGATAGTGATACTTCCACATCGGATACAGTACTGTTATTTGCCACAGGTAAAGAAAACAGCATTTCTGATATTAATGACCCACGTTTAGACGACTTTAAAGAAAAGTTGTCTGATTTGATGTTGGACCTTTCCCATCAAATCGTCCGTGACGGTGAAGGAGCCAGTAAATTCGTCAGTATTTCTGTATCTGGTGCGGAACATGATGGGGCTGCAAAAAATATTGCCATGTCGATTGCCAATTCGCCGCTGGTGAAAACGGCCATTGCTGGCGAGGATGCGAACTGGGGCCGTATTGTTATGGCAGTCGGTAAGGCGGGTGAAATGGCGGACCGTGACAAGTTGGATATTCATATTGGCGGACAAAAAGTCACTGAAAATGGTATGGCCGTACCCGGATATGATGAAGATAAATGTACCGAGCACCTTAAGGGCGAAGAGATCGATATAAACGTGGATGTGGGGATTGCAGACGGCAAAGCGACCGTCTGGACATGTGATTTGACCCATGAATATATTACCATCAATGCGGATTATAGAAGCTAA
- the secA gene encoding preprotein translocase subunit SecA produces MLGLSKIAKKLFGTANDRYLKGLEPRINAINAMEPEIQALSDDELKGKTAEFRARLEKGEKLDSLLVEAFAVVREAAVRTLGQRHYDVQLIGGIVLHEGQISEMKTGEGKTLVSTLAGYLNALPGKGVHIVTVNDYLASRDAEWMGQVYRFLGMTVGCIVPNIPDHDRKAAYDCDVTYATNNELGFDYLRDNMKFHASAMAQRAPHFAIVDEVDSILIDEARTPLIISGPTEDKSELYVSIDKIIPELNDDDYELDEKSRNISLTEEGMEHLEDVLKKAGIIKTDNLYDYGNVAVVHHVNQALKAHKLFQAEKDYIVKDGDIVLIDEFTGRMMDGRRLSEGLHQAIEAKEGVEIRTENQTLASVTFQNYFRLYEKLSGMTGTAATEAAEFGDIYGLGVIEIPTHIGINRIDDHDEIYRTAAEKYNAIVDCIEECHKSKQPILVGTVSIEKSEYLSDMLKKRKIKHNVLNAKYHEEEAFIVSQAGREGAVTIATNMAGRGTDIQLGGNLEMRVEREVTEQDEAKRAKLIEKIEAEIAEEKTRVKEAGGLFVLGTERHESRRIDNQLRGRSGRQGDPGYSKFYLSMEDDLMRIFGGERMDSWMQKLGFEEGESLVHPWLNRAVEKSQEKVETRNYDIRKNLLKFDNVMNDQRRAIYDQRREVMTEDNLDETIADMREHLVDDLIGNHIPAKSYPEDWDIKGLSIESKRVFTTDFGMEEWAEEEGIDDEAFADRMVEEADKFMAKRTAEIGPEIMRQLERTILLQSIDSHWKEHLSQLDHLRQVVQLRAYGQRNPLDEYKTEAFSMFEDMLTGTRDNVAMLLAHVELRREEPVPDLAEPDMDNMSESHPGSSASQAPAGGGNPGAWTKTPRNSPCPCGSGKKYKHCHGAVMPKVGRNDPCPCGSGKKYKHCHGAF; encoded by the coding sequence ATGCTGGGACTTTCCAAGATTGCCAAAAAGTTATTTGGTACAGCAAACGACCGTTATCTTAAGGGGCTAGAGCCTAGAATTAATGCCATTAATGCGATGGAACCTGAAATTCAGGCACTTTCTGATGACGAATTAAAAGGCAAGACCGCAGAGTTTCGCGCGCGCCTTGAAAAGGGCGAAAAACTTGATAGCTTGCTTGTTGAGGCATTCGCGGTTGTCCGTGAAGCAGCCGTGCGCACATTAGGTCAACGTCATTATGACGTACAGTTGATCGGTGGTATTGTTCTTCATGAAGGTCAGATTTCAGAAATGAAAACAGGTGAGGGTAAAACACTTGTTTCCACACTCGCCGGATATCTGAACGCGTTACCGGGTAAGGGCGTCCATATTGTGACGGTGAATGATTACCTTGCCAGCCGCGACGCAGAATGGATGGGGCAGGTCTATCGTTTCCTTGGTATGACTGTGGGCTGTATCGTTCCAAATATTCCTGATCATGACAGAAAAGCCGCTTATGACTGTGATGTCACCTATGCAACCAACAATGAACTGGGATTTGATTATCTGCGCGATAATATGAAATTCCATGCCAGTGCCATGGCGCAGCGCGCGCCGCATTTTGCCATCGTTGACGAGGTTGACAGTATCCTGATCGACGAAGCCAGAACACCACTGATTATTTCCGGACCAACAGAGGATAAATCGGAACTTTATGTTTCCATCGATAAGATCATCCCTGAATTAAATGATGATGATTACGAACTTGATGAAAAAAGCCGTAATATTTCCCTGACGGAAGAGGGCATGGAACATCTTGAGGATGTTCTGAAAAAAGCGGGCATCATCAAAACAGATAATCTATATGATTATGGCAACGTTGCTGTGGTTCATCATGTTAATCAGGCGCTAAAAGCGCATAAATTATTCCAGGCCGAAAAAGATTACATCGTAAAAGATGGCGATATCGTTCTGATCGATGAATTTACTGGCCGTATGATGGATGGACGACGCCTTTCAGAAGGCCTGCACCAAGCAATTGAAGCCAAAGAAGGCGTTGAAATCCGCACAGAAAACCAAACGCTTGCGTCCGTAACATTCCAGAATTATTTCCGTCTTTATGAAAAACTGTCCGGTATGACCGGTACAGCCGCAACAGAAGCCGCGGAATTCGGTGATATTTACGGTCTGGGTGTAATTGAAATTCCAACACATATCGGTATTAACCGTATTGATGACCACGATGAAATTTACCGCACAGCAGCGGAAAAATATAACGCCATCGTTGATTGCATCGAAGAATGCCATAAATCCAAACAACCAATTCTTGTTGGTACCGTCAGCATTGAAAAATCAGAATATCTTTCTGATATGCTGAAAAAACGCAAAATCAAACACAATGTTCTTAATGCGAAATACCACGAAGAAGAAGCCTTTATCGTTAGTCAGGCTGGCCGTGAAGGCGCCGTAACCATCGCCACCAACATGGCGGGCCGTGGTACGGATATTCAGCTTGGCGGTAACCTTGAAATGCGCGTCGAGCGAGAGGTCACTGAACAAGACGAAGCGAAACGCGCAAAACTGATCGAAAAGATCGAAGCAGAAATCGCGGAAGAAAAAACACGCGTTAAAGAAGCAGGCGGTCTTTTTGTTCTGGGTACTGAACGTCACGAAAGCCGCCGCATTGATAATCAGCTACGCGGTCGTTCCGGCCGTCAGGGTGACCCGGGTTATTCGAAGTTCTATTTAAGTATGGAAGATGACCTGATGCGCATTTTCGGCGGCGAACGTATGGACAGCTGGATGCAAAAACTTGGTTTTGAAGAAGGCGAATCCCTTGTTCACCCGTGGCTTAACCGTGCCGTTGAAAAATCACAGGAAAAGGTTGAAACACGAAACTATGATATTCGTAAAAACCTTCTGAAATTTGATAATGTGATGAATGATCAACGCCGCGCTATTTATGATCAGCGCCGCGAAGTTATGACAGAAGATAATCTGGACGAAACCATTGCAGATATGCGTGAACATTTGGTGGATGATCTTATCGGCAATCACATTCCAGCAAAAAGTTATCCGGAAGATTGGGATATCAAGGGTCTTTCAATCGAATCAAAACGTGTCTTTACCACAGATTTCGGTATGGAAGAGTGGGCCGAGGAAGAAGGCATTGATGACGAAGCCTTCGCAGACCGTATGGTTGAAGAAGCAGATAAATTCATGGCCAAGCGCACAGCAGAAATCGGCCCTGAAATTATGCGTCAATTAGAGCGCACCATTCTACTGCAATCCATCGATAGCCATTGGAAAGAGCACCTTTCCCAACTTGATCATTTGCGTCAGGTCGTACAGCTTCGTGCTTATGGTCAGCGTAACCCGCTTGATGAATATAAAACGGAAGCCTTTTCTATGTTTGAAGACATGTTGACCGGGACCCGTGATAATGTTGCGATGTTACTGGCTCACGTTGAACTGCGCCGTGAAGAACCGGTTCCTGATCTCGCCGAACCTGACATGGACAATATGAGCGAAAGCCACCCAGGAAGCAGTGCATCACAAGCACCCGCCGGTGGCGGCAACCCTGGTGCATGGACAAAAACACCACGCAATTCACCTTGCCCATGTGGAAGCGGTAAAAAGTATAAACACTGTCATGGTGCGGTTATGCCAAAAGTAGGCCGTAATGACCCATGTCCATGCGGAAGCGGCAAGAAATATAAGCACTGCCACGGTGCTTTCTAA
- a CDS encoding acetyl-CoA carboxylase carboxyltransferase subunit alpha, translating to MQTYLDFEKSIAELESRIRDMKSLESGDEINIAEEVTRLEKKLDKLLRDTYAKLSSWDKIKVARHPDRPHLSDYIENLFTDFMPLSGDRGFADDHAIIGGIGRFNGQTVMVVGHEKGNDTESRIKHNFGMARPEGFRKAIRLFELADQFNIPIVTFVDTAGAYPGVGAEERGQAEAIARSTEACLAVKVPFISVIIGEGGSGGAVALAVGNKVLMMEHAVYSVISPEGCASILWRTNEKAEDAANALKITAHDLHKLEVVDEVIPEPIGGAHRDHDKTMKSVGKAIDNALMEFSAISADKIKELRSEKFLNMGNVGL from the coding sequence ATGCAAACATATTTGGATTTTGAAAAATCAATCGCCGAGCTTGAAAGCCGTATTCGTGATATGAAGAGCCTTGAAAGCGGTGATGAGATTAACATCGCAGAAGAAGTAACGCGACTTGAAAAGAAGCTGGATAAACTTCTTCGTGATACATATGCGAAACTTTCTTCATGGGATAAAATTAAAGTGGCTCGCCATCCGGACAGACCACATTTATCGGATTACATTGAAAACCTGTTTACTGATTTTATGCCGTTATCTGGCGACCGTGGCTTTGCCGACGATCATGCGATCATTGGTGGTATTGGTCGTTTTAACGGTCAGACGGTAATGGTGGTTGGTCATGAAAAAGGCAACGACACTGAAAGCCGCATCAAGCATAATTTCGGCATGGCAAGACCGGAAGGTTTCCGTAAAGCCATTCGTCTGTTTGAACTGGCGGATCAATTCAATATTCCGATTGTGACTTTTGTTGATACGGCTGGTGCATATCCGGGCGTTGGTGCCGAAGAACGCGGTCAAGCAGAAGCCATTGCCCGTTCAACTGAAGCCTGCCTTGCCGTTAAAGTGCCGTTTATTAGCGTGATTATTGGTGAAGGTGGTTCTGGTGGTGCGGTGGCACTTGCGGTTGGTAATAAGGTTCTGATGATGGAACATGCGGTTTACAGCGTTATTTCACCAGAAGGATGCGCATCCATCCTATGGCGCACCAATGAAAAAGCAGAAGACGCGGCAAATGCGCTTAAGATTACGGCACATGACCTTCATAAACTTGAAGTGGTTGATGAAGTTATTCCAGAGCCAATTGGCGGCGCGCACCGCGATCATGATAAGACGATGAAATCTGTTGGGAAAGCGATTGATAATGCCTTAATGGAATTTTCAGCCATCAGTGCAGATAAGATTAAAGAACTGCGTAGTGAAAAGTTCCTTAACATGGGGAATGTTGGGCTTTAA